CTGCGGTTGTCGAAGCGGCTTTGATCGGCAAAGAGCTGAACGTCGATGATGTGCAAGCGGTCGAACTCGCCGAAGAGGTAGGCGGCGGCGTCGGATGCAGCGGCGAGACCGTCCTCGGGATGCTGGGCAAGCCAATGCTGGAAGACCTTGTGGGCTGCGGGGAAGTTAACGTTGTACATGTCAAAGTAGCCCTGATCGAGGCCGGCAGAATGGTCTTGGATCGGCGTGGTGGCGATGAGAGGGGTCGATTGCGCGTGAAGCTGGCCGACTGGAGCGGCGGCCAGCACGGCGAGGAGGGTGAAAGAGATTGTGCTGGAGACGCGGCCCATCTTCTGGTGCAACTTCATGCGGACTTGCCTCAATTCCATGATGACGGGTCAAGGTTATTACTGCGTGACCAAGCAGTTAGATGCAGATTTTGGCCCTCCATCCCGGAGCGGGAGCTCTGAAGCAGTCGATCGGCGATGGAAGGCGACCTGCTAGCCTTAAGACGTCTGGAAGAAGGCTGGGTTACGAATGAAGTGGTGGCTGAAAGATGGGCAGCGGATGCTGCTGGCACTGCCCGCAGTGGCGCTGGTGCTGTGCCTGGTGGGGCTGTATCTGACGCGGGGAGCGATGGCGAACCTGTCCTTCCTCGGAGATAAAAGCACCGGACTTGTCGACCAGCGGCCCTGGCAGACGATACAGGCGCTTGCCCCGCTAGCGGTCTCGGCGGAGGAGCAGAGCTTCGCGCAGGAGGCGGAGCGACTGGCAGACCACGAGGTCGACCAGGCGTTTGCGCAGGCGCTTCGCGAGGCCAGCACGCAGTCGAAGACGATGACGCCGGAGGCACAGGCGCTCTCCGTGAAGGTCAGCCAGCTTGAAGATGAGGTAAAGGCGGACAAGGCGCGGGTGGTGGCGCTGGGCGGCGATCCGAAGGCAAAGACTGATACCGCAACCGCCGCGGCCTCCGACAGCGGCAATGATGACCTGGATGCAGCTCAGACGCAGCTTCAGCTCGACAGCGATGAGCTGGACGATGCGAATGAGAACCTTGCCAAGGCAACCGGCGACAAGCGCGGAACGATCCAGCAGGAGCTTTTGGCGCGCGAGAATGCGATGAAGAAGAGCGCCGTGGATGGCGGAGGGAAGACGGCGATCGTCTCGGCGAAGAGCAGAGGCACGTTGGCCGCGCGGATTGGAGCGTGGTTCGATCAGCGCAGCAGGCGTGCGCTCATCCTTGAGGCACAGCAGGAGGCAGACAAGGATGCCGAGGCGCTACGGGGGCAGCATGCAAAGATCGAGGCGCAGTCTAGCGCCGCAGCATCGGCGGCGAGCGCGGGTTTGATGGCGGCTGGAACTCAGACGGCGACGGAGCCGGACGCAAAGTCGTCGACACGAGTTGGAAGACTGCAGCGGCTGAGGACGCTCTCCGAGGAGCACTCGATTCTTG
This Granulicella aggregans DNA region includes the following protein-coding sequences:
- a CDS encoding mechanosensitive ion channel family protein, with translation MKWWLKDGQRMLLALPAVALVLCLVGLYLTRGAMANLSFLGDKSTGLVDQRPWQTIQALAPLAVSAEEQSFAQEAERLADHEVDQAFAQALREASTQSKTMTPEAQALSVKVSQLEDEVKADKARVVALGGDPKAKTDTATAAASDSGNDDLDAAQTQLQLDSDELDDANENLAKATGDKRGTIQQELLARENAMKKSAVDGGGKTAIVSAKSRGTLAARIGAWFDQRSRRALILEAQQEADKDAEALRGQHAKIEAQSSAAASAASAGLMAAGTQTATEPDAKSSTRVGRLQRLRTLSEEHSILEDRLATQQQLSKVYGQWAAQVDQQHKIVFHLMLRSFALIAFIVLCAVLAVFGIDILVDRSTMEPRRMHTMKTIALLAVQVVSLGLVLLVIFGTPSQMPTILGLATAGVTVVFQDFILAFFGWFVLMGKNGIRVGDWVEINSVGGEVVEITLFRTMLMETGNWTDKGHPTGRRVTFINNFAITGQYFNFSTVGQWMWDEISVTIASGEAAYKTIEAIRDRVIADTRKDAELAEQEWKLATRQQGLSQFSATPSVDLRPGAAGIDIIVRYVTRAANRFEMRNKLYQALMDILQLQPEKMA